A window of the Bradyrhizobium diazoefficiens genome harbors these coding sequences:
- a CDS encoding Bug family tripartite tricarboxylate transporter substrate binding protein, whose amino-acid sequence MRLIWIAIAAVAAMLAGPASAQQWPARSVKLIVPYPAGGNVDSAARIIADKLQEKLGQPFIIENKAGAGGMIAGEAFAKSAPDGYTLFVGANGPVLFATEINKRDAYNWKKDFLPISTISMTPLVLEVHPSVQATTFKEFVDLAKREPGKLTMASPGPGTTNHLLSELMQSSLDLQWVTAHYRGNAPAINDLLGGQVQFAFDQLTVSLQHIKAGLFRALAVTSPHRLKSLPDVPTFAELGYKDFDGQTFTGMFAPTGTPAPIVDKLHETLVAILKDPGVVDKFDKLGGEAVAMTPDEFRAYLDREDAKWIPVVRKANIKAD is encoded by the coding sequence ATGAGATTAATCTGGATTGCCATCGCTGCTGTCGCGGCAATGCTGGCGGGACCGGCGTCGGCGCAACAATGGCCGGCCCGCAGCGTCAAGCTGATCGTGCCTTACCCGGCCGGCGGCAATGTCGACAGCGCGGCGCGCATCATCGCCGACAAGCTCCAGGAAAAGCTCGGCCAGCCCTTCATCATCGAGAACAAGGCTGGCGCCGGCGGCATGATCGCGGGCGAAGCTTTCGCGAAATCGGCGCCCGACGGCTACACGCTGTTCGTCGGCGCCAACGGCCCGGTGCTGTTCGCGACCGAGATCAACAAGCGCGATGCCTATAACTGGAAGAAGGATTTCCTGCCGATCTCGACCATCTCGATGACGCCGCTGGTGCTCGAAGTCCATCCGTCGGTGCAGGCCACGACCTTCAAGGAATTCGTCGACCTCGCCAAGCGCGAGCCCGGCAAGCTGACCATGGCCTCGCCCGGCCCCGGCACCACCAACCACCTGCTCAGCGAGCTGATGCAGTCGAGCCTCGACCTGCAATGGGTCACCGCGCATTATCGCGGCAACGCGCCGGCGATCAACGATTTGCTCGGCGGCCAGGTGCAGTTCGCCTTCGACCAGCTCACGGTCAGCCTCCAGCACATCAAGGCCGGCCTGTTCCGCGCGCTTGCGGTCACCAGTCCGCATCGCCTGAAGTCGCTGCCTGACGTGCCGACCTTCGCCGAGCTCGGCTACAAGGATTTTGACGGCCAGACCTTTACCGGCATGTTCGCGCCCACGGGCACACCCGCACCGATCGTGGACAAGCTGCACGAAACGCTGGTCGCGATCCTGAAGGACCCCGGCGTGGTCGACAAGTTCGACAAGCTCGGCGGCGAAGCCGTCGCGATGACGCCGGACGAATTCCGGGCTTATCTCGACCGCGAGGACGCCAAGTGGATTCCGGTCGTGCGCAAGGCCAACATCAAGGCTGACTGA
- a CDS encoding fumarylacetoacetate hydrolase family protein, translated as MRLLSYLVDGEPRYGAAVDGGVVDLTTRIGRDFSDVKALIAANALAEAQEAVAGQKPDYALERLTLLPPVLAPEKLWCIGVNYAERNAEYRDNSDLPKYPSLFVRSMSSISGSGQPLEKPHVSDQLDYEGELVIVIGLGGRHIPREKAWSHIFGMTLCNEGTIRDWLRHGKFNVTQGKNFDRSGSIGPWIVTADELDPRGPHDIVTRVNGEVRQQDTTERLMFPFDFLISYLSTFATLKPGDMIVTGTPTGAGARFDPPRWLKVGDVVEVESSRIGVLRNTVAAEQ; from the coding sequence ATGCGACTGTTGAGCTATCTGGTGGACGGAGAGCCGCGCTACGGCGCGGCTGTTGATGGCGGTGTCGTCGATCTGACCACGCGGATCGGCCGCGACTTCTCCGATGTGAAGGCGCTGATCGCGGCCAACGCGCTGGCCGAGGCGCAGGAGGCGGTGGCCGGTCAGAAGCCTGATTATGCGCTGGAGAGGCTCACGCTGCTGCCGCCGGTGCTGGCGCCCGAAAAACTCTGGTGCATCGGCGTCAACTACGCCGAGCGCAACGCCGAATATAGAGACAATTCGGACCTGCCAAAATATCCGAGCCTGTTCGTGCGCAGCATGTCGTCGATATCAGGTTCCGGCCAGCCGCTCGAGAAGCCGCACGTGTCGGACCAGCTCGACTACGAGGGCGAGCTCGTCATCGTGATCGGCCTGGGCGGCCGCCACATTCCGCGCGAAAAGGCCTGGTCGCACATCTTCGGCATGACGCTGTGCAACGAAGGCACGATTCGCGACTGGCTGCGCCACGGCAAGTTCAACGTGACGCAGGGCAAGAATTTTGATCGCTCCGGCAGCATCGGCCCGTGGATCGTCACCGCGGACGAGCTCGACCCGCGCGGGCCGCATGACATCGTCACGCGCGTCAATGGCGAGGTGCGGCAGCAGGACACGACCGAACGGCTGATGTTCCCGTTCGACTTTCTGATCTCCTATCTCTCCACCTTCGCCACGCTCAAGCCCGGCGACATGATCGTGACGGGCACGCCGACCGGCGCAGGCGCGCGCTTCGATCCGCCGCGCTGGCTGAAGGTTGGCGACGTCGTCGAGGTCGAGTCCAGCCGCATCGGCGTGCTCCGCAATACCGTCGCGGCGGAGCAGTAG
- a CDS encoding flavin reductase family protein, translating into MRIDPTELGAERIYRLMTGIVVPRPIAWVTSLSRSGVLNLAPFSAFTFVSQKPPMLAISVGRKGADYKDTAHNILDTEEYVIHIADTPLMNAVHDSSVEHPPEISEVEHLGLETLDCERIKVRRLAAAPVAMECVFRQCLEFGEARSRLIVGEVVMFHIRDGLVNDGKVETKALDPIARIGGPRYAPLGEIVTLNTVFQTPKSKD; encoded by the coding sequence ATGCGGATCGACCCCACCGAGCTCGGCGCCGAGCGCATCTACCGGCTGATGACCGGCATCGTGGTGCCGCGCCCGATCGCCTGGGTGACCAGCCTATCACGCAGCGGCGTGCTCAACCTTGCGCCGTTCAGCGCCTTCACCTTCGTCTCGCAGAAGCCGCCGATGCTCGCCATCAGCGTCGGCCGCAAGGGCGCCGACTACAAGGACACCGCGCACAACATCCTCGACACCGAGGAATACGTGATCCACATCGCCGATACGCCGCTGATGAATGCGGTGCACGACAGCTCCGTCGAGCATCCGCCTGAAATCAGCGAGGTCGAGCATCTCGGGCTGGAGACGCTTGACTGCGAGCGCATCAAGGTGCGCAGGCTCGCAGCAGCACCCGTCGCGATGGAATGCGTGTTCCGGCAATGTCTGGAGTTCGGCGAGGCGCGCAGCCGGCTGATCGTCGGCGAGGTCGTGATGTTCCACATCCGCGACGGGCTCGTCAATGACGGCAAGGTCGAAACCAAAGCACTCGACCCGATCGCGCGTATCGGCGGTCCCCGTTATGCCCCCCTCGGCGAGATCGTGACGCTGAACACCGTATTCCAGACTCCCAAATCGAAGGACTGA